The Thunnus albacares chromosome 11, fThuAlb1.1, whole genome shotgun sequence genome contains a region encoding:
- the rdh1 gene encoding retinol dehydrogenase 1 yields the protein MVSTDSLTTDLLEVILSHLALTSALLLAALAALSWYIRDSYKVDGFNQKHVFITGCDSGFGNLLARQLDQKGFHVIAACLTEEGAAALASKASPRLKTLLLNVTDSESIRRAVEFVSREVRERGLWGLVNNAGRSIPIGPTEWMQLEDFTKVLDVNLVGVIEVTLQFLPLLKKAQGRVVNVASILGRLALTGGGYCLSKWGVEAFSDSLRRDMQHFGIKVSIIEPGFFKTAVTRLDLIEADLRRLWARVPQDVKDSYGTTYFDDYLKAQDFSMGMLCSPDISKVTRCMEHALTACFPRTRYGAGWDAKFFWIPLSYLPSFVSDFVISVLLPRPKDETKSSKQHIN from the exons ATG GTGTCAACTGACAGCCTAACAACAGATCTATTAGAG gtgatCCTGTCACACCTGGCTTTAACCTCTGCTTTACTTCTGGCTGCTCTCGCCGCCCTCAGCTGGTACATCAGAGATTCCTACAAGGTCGATGGCTTCAACCAGAAGCATGTGTTCATCACAGGCTGTGACAGCGGCTTTGGGAATCTGCTGGCCAGACAGCTGGATCAAAAAGGTTTCCACGTCATAGCTGCGTGTCTCACGGAGGAAGGTGCAGCAGCTTTGGCATCCAAGGCCTCCCCCAGACTGAAGACCCTCCTGTTGAACGTTACAGACAGTGAGAGCATCAGGAGGGCGGTGGAGTTTGTGAGCAGAGAGGTCAGAGAGCGAG gtCTGTGGGGGCTGGTGAACAACGCCGGCAGGTCCATACCGATCGGCCCAACAGAATGGATGCAGTTAGAGGATTTCACAAAAGTTTTGGATGTGAATCTGGTCGGAGTCATTGAAGTGACCCTCCAGTTTCTGCCACTCCTGAAGAAAGCACAGGGTAGGGTGGTAAATGTGGCCAGTATTCTGGGCAGACTGGCGCTCACAGGTGGAGGCTACTGCCTGTCCAAGTGGGGAGTGGAAGCCTTCTCCGACAGCCTCAG GAGGGACATGCAACACTTTGGCATCAAAGTGAGCATTATTGAACCTGGTTTCTTCAAGACAGCCGTGACCCGGCTGGATCTTATTGAAGCCGACCTGAGGAGGCTGTGGGCCCGCGTCCCTCAAGATGTTAAAGACTCCTATGGAACGACATACTTTGATGACT ATTTGAAAGCTCAGGACTTCTCTATGGGCATGTTGTGCAGCCCAGACATCTCCAAGGTGACCAGGTGTATGGAGCACGCCTTGACTGCCTGTTTCCCACGCACACGTTACGGTGCAGGGTGGGATGCCAAATTTTTCTGGATTCCTCTGTCCTACCTCCCATCATTTGTGTCAGATTTTGTCATCAGTGTGCTTCTTCCTCGACCTAAAGATGAGACGAAGTCCAGCAAGCAGCACATAAACTAA